The following are from one region of the Nostoc cf. commune SO-36 genome:
- a CDS encoding PglZ domain-containing protein, translating into MQVDSVENSYLNYSFASKVQNLCQESPVFWVVVDGLGWLDHLELLALLTNNYKLAVETAIEPRFSILPTKTEYAKWSLYAQLLPMILLGLRMLAKLL; encoded by the coding sequence ATGCAGGTAGACTCAGTAGAAAATTCCTACCTCAACTACAGCTTTGCATCAAAAGTACAAAATCTTTGCCAAGAAAGTCCTGTTTTTTGGGTTGTGGTCGATGGCTTAGGATGGTTAGATCATCTAGAACTTTTGGCTTTACTCACGAATAATTACAAACTAGCTGTAGAAACTGCCATTGAGCCTCGGTTTAGTATTCTGCCCACTAAAACAGAGTATGCCAAATGGAGCCTATATGCTCAATTGTTGCCGATGATTCTGCTTGGGTTGCGGATGCTGGCAAAGCTTTTGTGA